In Parasegetibacter sp. NRK P23, a single genomic region encodes these proteins:
- a CDS encoding sensor histidine kinase, with protein sequence MRKILLSIVGYLLHFCLLGQNVKTDSMLKALPKLKEDTSKVIHLIRLGETYEGSDPANGRKYLVMARELSEKLKYDHGIYLFNTYYANTFLIQGNFDSALHYQNAALKVSEKMKDSLNIGISLFNIGVSYRDNGQFEKAIEYCLKGRPIVERKATPYLLVQLDDALQILYYRRAQYDKAEEYGKKALAAAKKNGFRTMQATALINLSMNYVSLKRLDEATNALKDALQIGMEEQDIRIQSTVYQNLGGIALEKKDYPRVKFYLEKSWPLFKAVGMKESETGVIRGLGIVELQTGNFAEAKKYAQMALDSSRKYNFRFEGISSLRLLTHIAYAEGRLDQGMDYDDEMIVELEKMVQEVLSQQSSDLEKKYETEKKESRIVQLEAEKQIQLLRMRQKNTLNYILLGSALALMLIILLLYRNYRHKQALQQKRINELQTEKQLAATEAVLKGEEKERTRLAKDLHDGLGGMLSGIKYSFNTMKGNLVMTPENMQAFERGIDMLDSSINEMRRVAHNLMPEALVKFGLDAALKDFCADINQSGSIALQYQSIGLEQAEVDSNTSIAVYRIVQELVGNVLKHAAATKALVQVVRNNEGISVTVEDDGKGFDTGIIRAARGIGWSNIASRVDYLKGKLDVQSEPGKGTSVLIEIPIA encoded by the coding sequence ATGCGAAAAATTCTGCTGAGCATTGTTGGTTATCTGCTGCATTTCTGTTTGTTGGGACAGAATGTAAAAACAGATAGTATGTTGAAAGCGCTACCAAAGCTGAAAGAAGATACATCGAAAGTGATTCACCTCATCCGTTTGGGAGAAACCTACGAAGGAAGTGATCCTGCCAATGGAAGGAAGTACCTGGTGATGGCCCGGGAACTCAGCGAAAAACTAAAGTATGACCACGGTATTTATCTTTTTAATACCTACTATGCCAATACCTTCCTCATCCAGGGCAATTTCGATTCGGCCTTGCATTACCAGAACGCGGCGTTGAAAGTGTCGGAAAAAATGAAGGATTCACTTAATATCGGAATTTCTCTCTTTAATATCGGCGTAAGCTATCGTGATAACGGGCAATTCGAAAAAGCGATCGAATATTGTCTGAAAGGCAGGCCCATTGTGGAGCGAAAGGCTACCCCTTATTTATTAGTGCAACTGGACGATGCCTTGCAGATACTTTATTACCGTCGTGCACAATACGATAAGGCGGAAGAATACGGTAAAAAAGCGCTGGCCGCGGCAAAAAAGAACGGGTTCAGGACCATGCAGGCCACCGCACTCATCAACCTGAGCATGAACTATGTTTCGCTGAAACGTTTAGATGAAGCGACGAACGCTTTGAAGGATGCTTTGCAGATTGGTATGGAAGAGCAGGACATCAGGATTCAGTCCACTGTTTACCAGAACCTGGGTGGCATTGCCCTGGAGAAAAAAGATTATCCCCGGGTGAAATTTTACCTGGAAAAGAGCTGGCCCCTGTTTAAGGCTGTTGGTATGAAGGAAAGTGAAACCGGTGTGATCCGGGGATTGGGTATCGTTGAACTTCAGACCGGCAACTTTGCGGAAGCAAAAAAGTACGCGCAGATGGCGCTCGATTCCAGCAGAAAATACAATTTCAGGTTCGAAGGCATTTCTTCCCTCAGGCTCCTTACCCATATTGCTTATGCTGAAGGGAGGCTGGATCAGGGCATGGATTACGATGATGAAATGATAGTAGAGCTTGAAAAGATGGTGCAGGAAGTGCTTTCACAACAGTCTTCGGACCTGGAGAAAAAGTACGAGACCGAAAAGAAAGAGAGCAGGATCGTACAACTGGAAGCCGAAAAGCAGATCCAGTTACTCCGTATGCGGCAGAAGAATACGCTCAATTATATATTGCTGGGGAGCGCCCTGGCGCTAATGCTCATCATCCTGCTGCTTTACAGGAACTACCGCCACAAACAGGCGTTGCAGCAGAAGCGCATCAATGAACTGCAGACCGAAAAACAACTCGCTGCTACGGAAGCGGTGTTAAAAGGGGAAGAAAAAGAAAGAACCCGCCTGGCAAAGGACCTTCACGATGGCCTGGGAGGAATGTTGTCCGGCATAAAATATTCATTCAATACCATGAAAGGGAACCTTGTGATGACGCCTGAAAATATGCAGGCATTTGAACGCGGCATAGATATGCTGGACAGTTCTATCAACGAAATGCGGCGCGTGGCCCACAACCTGATGCCTGAAGCATTGGTGAAATTCGGCCTGGATGCGGCGCTGAAAGATTTTTGTGCAGACATCAACCAGTCGGGAAGTATTGCGTTGCAATACCAGTCCATCGGACTGGAGCAGGCGGAAGTAGATTCCAATACGTCCATCGCGGTATACCGCATCGTGCAGGAACTGGTGGGGAATGTGCTGAAACACGCCGCCGCCACAAAAGCCCTGGTGCAGGTGGTGCGCAACAATGAAGGCATATCCGTTACTGTGGAAGACGATGGGAAAGGATTTGATACGGGGATCATCCGCGCTGCGCGCGGCATCGGCTGGAGCAACATCGCGAGCCGTGTCGATTACCTGAAGGGAAAACTTGATGTGCAGTCTGAACCCGGTAAAGGAACTTCAGTGCTGATTGAAATTCCTATTGCATGA
- a CDS encoding response regulator transcription factor: MTTKVFIVDDHYMVIEGIRTLLQHEPAIELVGHATSPGSCMSFLQQHLPDVVLMDINLADKSGIELCAAVKKQYPSVFILGLSTFNQPSFIQKMMEHGASGYVLKNVSREELLEAIQCVAKGKTYFSHEAARALRAAPDPGVPVLTRREKEVLSLIAEGLTNSEIAERLFIGVTTVDTHRKSLLAKLGAKNTALLVRIATQMSLV; the protein is encoded by the coding sequence ATGACAACAAAAGTATTCATAGTAGACGACCATTACATGGTGATAGAAGGCATCCGCACTTTGCTGCAGCATGAGCCGGCCATAGAACTTGTTGGCCATGCCACTTCTCCCGGGTCCTGTATGTCTTTCCTGCAGCAACACCTTCCGGATGTGGTTCTTATGGATATTAATCTGGCCGATAAAAGCGGCATAGAGTTATGCGCCGCCGTTAAAAAGCAATACCCCTCCGTATTCATTCTTGGACTGAGCACGTTCAACCAACCCAGTTTCATCCAGAAAATGATGGAGCATGGCGCCAGTGGATACGTGCTGAAGAATGTTTCCCGGGAAGAACTGCTGGAGGCCATTCAGTGTGTGGCCAAAGGAAAAACATATTTCAGCCACGAAGCGGCACGCGCCCTGCGGGCCGCGCCAGATCCTGGTGTGCCCGTACTCACCCGCCGGGAAAAAGAAGTGCTGTCGCTCATCGCGGAAGGGCTTACCAACAGTGAGATCGCCGAACGGTTGTTTATTGGCGTTACCACGGTGGATACGCACAGAAAAAGTTTGCTCGCGAAACTCGGGGCAAAGAATACCGCCCTGCTGGTGAGGATCGCCACGCAGATGAGCCTGGTCTGA